The Staphylococcus saprophyticus subsp. saprophyticus ATCC 15305 = NCTC 7292 genome contains the following window.
GCCATTCTCCTGTTATTAAGCCGATCCAAACAACAGCGATTGCTAAAGCTATCCAACCTAAGAAGAACAACTTACCTGTCACAATTGCTGCGGCTCTAGTAACTCTCCAAGCACTCGTCAAACTAATTAAAAGTGTTAGCCCTATTAAAGTACAACCCCAGCTTATAACCATTATGCGGATGTCACCAGTTAACCATGCCATTGCCGCAAAACTTGTCGTCAATGTAAATAACATGAAATATTTTCGATAGCTTCTATCTCCTGCTAAATATCGTATACAATAGCGTTGAATAATTAATCCAATAAATAAAACAAAAAATGCCATTAACCAAGCTAAAATATCTAAATACCACAAACCAGCTTCAACCTGATTTGAAGTAAATAGGAGTCCGATAAATGCTAGCAACGGTGGTAAAGCAACGATACAAATATGTATGCGCACATAAGCAACTGGAATACGTTTATTTAAAAATATAATTCCGCTCAGTGCAGCAATAATAATGGTTATGAAAAAGATAGTTAACAGTATAGATGCATTAAACGATGTAAGCATTTCAGATTCTCCTTTGTAAGATATAATGTAGTGCAGACTACTTAATTGCATGATAGGTTGCGTAGCACACCACAAAAAAGCCGACAATATACAATAAACCCTGAACGATTCATTACCATTGCCGGCTTCATAACAACGCACTTTTTTAAATCTAAAGTGTTTTGCTTTGCTACCTAATATATAATTTCATGTTTTTAAATTTAACAATAAAAGCTTTACTTCACGCAATATGTCGTATGATTTGAACTTTTAACTCTTATTCGTCCACTTTTTCAATTTGCCAATATTTCTATTAACATCTTGCTAAAGCCGTAATATCAATTAAAGCGCGTCCTTCAACGACTATATTTATTTTTATTTAATATTACTAATATATAATCATTATTCGTCATTGTCAAGAATAGCTATATTCATTCATACTGATAATAAGTGGAAAATACATAAAATAATAGAAACAAATAACTTTTTTTAATATAATCAATATATATTTATCCTATTATTATTATCGACTATTCTTGTATTACGAATGATAACTTTACCTATGACGCATTTGGAGGTGTAAACATGGAGCATGCTCAAGATAAAATCACTATGCGTGTGATTTTACTTGCAGGGAAAATATTATTATCTTCAGGCGCGGAGATTTCTCGTATAGAAGATACAATGAAACGAATCGCACAATGTATGGGCTACCATAATAGTCAGGGTTATGTGATTAATATTTTCATCAATTTTTCCCTAAGTGAAAATCATGATACACGCATTATCAGGATCAACAAAAATACCACAAACTTGTTAAAAATATTTCAAGTCAATTCTATTTCACGTCAGTTAGCCAGTAATCAAATTTCAATTACCCAGGCCTTCGATCGCCTAAATCATATTGAACAAGCGACACTTAGTATTAAATTGTGGAAGAAGTGTTTAGCTGCAGGTGTGATATCACTCAGTTTTTTATATTTACAGGGCGGGAATTTTCAAAATATTGTGATTACATTTATTGCTGGGTTACTTGGTTTTCTAATCGTTGAATGTATGCAAAGTAAATCTACGACCATGTTCATACCAGGATTCGTTGCATCTTTCGTTATTGGCGTCATTGTCCTGCTAGGTAGTCAACTATTCAACATTCATCAAACGATAGGACCATCCTTGATTGCTTCTATTATGCCGATTGTGCCAGGTGTCTTAATTACCACAGCCATTCAAGACTTATTTAGCAGACACATGTTAATATTTACAGCCAAATTTTTAGAAGCGCTCGTTATCGCATTCGCTATAGGATCTGGCATTTCTATTGCTTATTTACTATTTTAGGAGGCGTATATCATGACCTTAATCTATGCATTCTTGTTTAGCTTTACTGCCTCTTACTTTTTCGCAGTAATATATGATGCGCCTAAAAATTTATTCTTTGCTGCTGGATTAGCAGGTACATCAGGATATCTTATTAGTTTTATATTAAATGACCTATTACAAATTGATAGTATCTATTCTAGTTTGCTTGGCAGTTTAACTTTAGGTGTGATGAGTCATATCATGAGTCGAATCCTTAAATCTCCTGTAGTCATTTTTATGATTCCCGGTATCATCCCTTTAGTGCCTGGTAGTTTAGCCTATAAAGCGATGCAACAATTGGTAACATTAAACTTTACTGAAGCTAACAATACGTTTATTAGAACTATCCTTATCGCAGGGTCCATCGCCTTAGGCTTACTGCTGTCTGATCAATTATCAAAAACATTGAATATTAAAAAATACTGGAAAGTAAAACGTAATCGTTTATAATACGTGAAAAATCCCCTTGCTATTTGAAATAGCAAGGGGCAAAACGTATGACGGTATAATTGATAATGTTGCATTGTAATTTTTCTATATTTAGTTAAAAATTCAAGTTATACTATTCGTTCTGACTATCATATGTCTTTTTAAATCCTGATTATTCTAAACCTGGCTATCAATGCAGATCGCAATAAAGTTTAAAATAATATGAGCGTAAGGTATAAACCGACAAGTGTTACAAATAATACTGGAATCGTAATTATAATACCTGTTTTAAAATACGTTCCCCATGAAATTTTGACCCCTTTTTGAGTCAATACATGCAACCAAAGCAATGTTGCCAACGAACCGATTGGTGTGATTTTAGGACCTAAATCTGACCCAATCACATTGGCGTAGATCATACCTTCTTTAATTATCCCTGTTACATTGGACTGGC
Protein-coding sequences here:
- a CDS encoding threonine/serine exporter family protein, with the translated sequence MEHAQDKITMRVILLAGKILLSSGAEISRIEDTMKRIAQCMGYHNSQGYVINIFINFSLSENHDTRIIRINKNTTNLLKIFQVNSISRQLASNQISITQAFDRLNHIEQATLSIKLWKKCLAAGVISLSFLYLQGGNFQNIVITFIAGLLGFLIVECMQSKSTTMFIPGFVASFVIGVIVLLGSQLFNIHQTIGPSLIASIMPIVPGVLITTAIQDLFSRHMLIFTAKFLEALVIAFAIGSGISIAYLLF
- a CDS encoding threonine/serine exporter family protein, which translates into the protein MTLIYAFLFSFTASYFFAVIYDAPKNLFFAAGLAGTSGYLISFILNDLLQIDSIYSSLLGSLTLGVMSHIMSRILKSPVVIFMIPGIIPLVPGSLAYKAMQQLVTLNFTEANNTFIRTILIAGSIALGLLLSDQLSKTLNIKKYWKVKRNRL